The Candidatus Eisenbacteria bacterium genomic interval AGGCGACGGAAACTTCGCTCTGATGGAGCCGGTGAGCTAAGATGCACGGAATCACAATTAGCAGATTCTATGATGATAAACGTGAGGATCTTCATCTGGAACTCCTCACCAAATCCCTCGAGTCCAAGACAGAGATCACGGCGAGTGACGTGAATAGACCGGGCCTCGCTTTTGCAGGGTTCGTCGGGAATTTCCTCCACGAAAGGGTTCAAGTCCTCGGGCAGACGGAATCACTCTATCTGGGCACGCTTCCGGCCGACAAGAGGAGGGAGGCAATCGGGAGGCTGTTCAATTTCGCTCTCCCTTGCATCATCGTGGCGAAGGGGCTGGACGTGCCGCCCGAATTCATCGAACTCGGAAATGCTCATTCCGTGCCCATTCTCAGGACCTCCCTCACTACCACTCCTTTCATACGTGAGCTGACGGCCTATCTTGACGACGTGTTTGCTCCGCGCACGGTGGTGCACGGCTCTCTTGTGGACGTCTATGGCATAGGGCTTTTGTTCACCGGACGGAGCTCCATCGGTAAGAGCGAGTGCGCGCTTGACCTTGTGGAGAGAGGTCACAGGCTCGTGGCCGACGACGTCGTGAACGTCATGAAGCGGCACGGCAATTTCCTCATAGGTATTTCCTCGGAAATCTTGCGGCATCGCATCGAGATCCGAGGACTCGGAATAATCGACGTGAGAAGCATATTCGGGATCCGATCCGTCAGACTCCAGAAGAGAATCGAAGTGGAAGTCAGGCTCCAGGATTGGAGTGACGCAGATGACTACGAGAGAATAGGGCTCGAAGATAGGATGACAAACGTACTCGACGTCGAGATTCCGATTGTCACGGTACCGGTCGTGCCCGGCAAGAACATCACTGTCATCGCAGAGGTGATAGCCCTCAATCACATTGTGAAGATCTACGGATATCATCCTGCCAAAGACTTTGATGAGAAGCTCATGCAGGCCATGCATCGCAAGAGCTTGCAAGACAGGCTCGTCAGCGGTGATTGGGAATGACGGAGGCAAGTTCTATCAAGACCCAGGACGAAGGCGCATGCGAGACGAAGGCGCCGCGATTTGTGGTGATCACGGGCGTGTCGGGGGCCGGAAAGAGCTACGCGATCAAATGCCTCGAGGACATCGGATTCTTCTGCGTGGACAACATGCCCGCCACGCTGATTCCCGTTCTTGCCGATCTCTGCCTTCAGTACGGTGACAAGATTTCTAACATCGCCCTGGTCGTTGACATACGAGAGAGGGATTTTCTTGACAACATTGCCGGCAGCCTTTCCGAACTGCGCGGCAAAGGAGTCGAGTACGATCTCCTTTTTCTTGACGCGACGGACGAGGCACTTCTGAGGAGGTTCAGGGAGACTCGGAGGAAGCATCCGCTCGGCGAAGGAGTGGGTGTGCTCGAGGGCCTCCACGAGGAGAGAAGAAGGGTGGCCTTCCTGAGGGACTCTGCAAGAAGGGTGATCGATACTTCTGCAATGACCCCGGGAGAGTTGAGGGACGTCCTGTTCGCCGCCTTCGCCACGTCGGACACGAAGCCGGAGCTACTCACGACGATAGTCTCCTTCGGGTACAAGTTCGGCTTGCCTCTTGATTCGGACGTGGTTCTTGACGCTCGCTTCCTGCCCAATCCCCACTACGTACATGAGCTGCGGGCTTACACGGGCAATGACAAGAAGGTCGTCGCTTTTCTCGAAGCGTGTGACGTGACCCTCGAGTTCCTGGAGCGCCTCGAGAGCTTTCTCGGATTTCTCCTGCCGCGGTTCGAGAAAGAGGGCAAATCCTATCTCACGATCGCCGTTGGGTGCACCGGAGGAAGGCATCGCTCCGTCTACGTCGCGAACAAGATCGCGGATGTGCTCGAGAGACAGGGAGTCGACGTGCGGGTGCAGCACAGGGACGTGAACAGATGATCTGAACGGACGGCCTGGGGTTGCACCTGGCCTGGAAACCGATCACTCGGCTGCCCCATGTTTTTCGCGACAACGGGGTGAGGGAGACGCAGCCTAGGAAATGACAAGGGCATTATTGGTCACTCACGGAAACCTCGGAAGTGAACTGGTCAACACCGCGCAGCTCATAGTGGGCCCGCAGACCGGCGTGAAAGTCCTTTCGAATGAAGAACTCTCCTCCGAGAGCCTGTGCGAGGCCGTGCAGGGTGAGGTGCGCACGTACGGCCAGGACGATACGGTGATTTTCGTGGACGTGGCTGGAGGCAGTTGCCTCACGGCCTGCAAGTCGGCGCAGAGCGAGTGCAAGAGAATCAAGGTAGTTTCGGGTGTAAACCTGCCGATGGTGCTGGAATTCTTTCATTACAGGAGCAAACTCCCGTTTGACGAGCTTGTGGAGAGGATTCTCGCAAAGGGCAGGGGCGGCATCCAGGCCTTATAGGCGTTTTGTGAAGCTTGTTTTGATGAGGATAGACGACAGGCTGCTTCACGCCCAGGTGGCGGTGGGCTGGGTCGGCGCGCTCTCGCCGGACGTCGTCATCGTGGCCGACGATGACGCGGCTTCGACGCCGGGCCAGGCAAAGCTTCTGGGCATGGGCCTGCCTGACAATGTTGAGCTTGTGGTAGCGAAGGTGGGCGAAGCGGCAGGCATATTGAAGGAAAGAGCCCTCGACACGAAGAAATGCATCTTGCTTGTGCGGGATCCTCTTGGCGCACTTCAAATTCTTGAGGCCGGGCTCTCCGTGGAATGGATCAACGTCGGCGGAATGCACTTCGGTGAAGGAAAAACGAAACTCCTTCCGTACGTCTTTGTGGACGGGCGGGATTCTGAAATTCTGCAGGAGCTTGCCGCCGGAGACGTGAGGCTCGTGGCCCAGGATGTGCCTGGGAATCCGTCCTACGACGTTGTCAAACTACTCAGGAAGGGCAAACTTGAAGAAGACTAGCTTCGTATTCTGTGTACACAATCACCAACCTGTCGGGAATCTGGACTTCGTGCTGGAGGATGCTTTCGAGAGGGCCTACCTGGCCTTTCTGAACGTCTTGGCCCGACATCCGTCCATCAAGACCGCGTTTCACGTGAGCGGGGCGCTCCTCGAGTGGATTGAGAGGCATCATCCCCAGTACTTTGACCTGGTGCGTTCACTTGTGACGCGAGGCCAGCTCGAAATCATGACCGGCGGCTTCTACGAGCCGGTGCTTCCCTCGGTACCCGACGAGGACAAGATAGGACAGACAAGAAAACTGACTTCGTTCGTGAAAGAGAAATTCGGTTTTCAGGCCAGGGGCTTGTGGCTTGCGGAGAGAGTCTGGGAGCCGTCGCTGGCAAGCGCAATCGGGAGGGCCGGCGTTGAATATACGGTCGTGGATGATTCCCATTTCAAGAGCGCAGGTCTACCGGAAAACGAGCTCCTCGGATACTACCTGACAGAGGATCAAGGTACGGTCATCAAGGTGTTCTCGGGTAGCAAACGTCTCAGATACCTGATTCCGTATGCCGATCCCCACGAAACGCTGGACTACCTGCGCGAGAAAGCCTCCGAAACCGAAGACACTCTTCTCGTTTTTGCGGACGACGGAGAGAAATTCGGGATATGGCCCGGGACTCACAAACTCTGCTATGAAGACAAGTGGCTAGAGAGATTCTTTACAGCATTGGAAGCAAACAAGGAATGGGTGAGCGTTGTCACATTCTCGGAATATATCTCGCAGCACAAACCCCTCGGTTGGGTTTTTCTTCCCGCGGCGTCGTACGCGGAAATGATGGAGTGGAGTCTTCCCGTCGAGGCTCAGCTCAGGTATCACGAATTCCTAGGAAAGCTGAGTGCGAGCGGTGAATTCGAGAGATACGAGAGCTTCGTGAAGGGAGGATTCTGGCGCAATTTTCTTAGTAGGTATCCTGAGAGCAATTGGATGCACAAGCGCATGCTGTACGCAAGGCGTAAGGTGTTGAGAGACGTCCCTTCGGAGCTTCGGAAGGCGTCTTCGGAATCGAGGAGGCCACTCGGGTCGGCCGGGGCTCGCGAGGTCGCCCTCAACGAAATATGGAAGGCGCAGTGCAATTGCGCGTACTGGCACGGGGTCTTCGGCGGTCTCTATTTGCCTCATCTGAGAGAGGCCATCTACAGGCACATCATCCGAGCGGACAAACTGGCGAGTGAGGTGCCGGGGAATGTCGCGCCCGCGCCGACTGTTGAGCGAGTCGATGTTGACGGAGACGGTGCGGAGGAGATCGCGATCTCGAACGGCAAGCTTGTGTGTTTCATCGCTCCGGCCAGGGGAGGGACCGTCGTAGAGATTGATGACGTGGCTCACGAGATAAACCTCGTCAACACTCTGGCCCGTCGCAGGGAGGCGTATCACAGTCAGATCAAGACCGGCGCCGGCGATAAATCCGGTGAGAAGGTCGCCAGTATTCATGACGCGGTCGTGGCGAAGGAGGAAAAACTGGACGAGTTCCTCTTCTACGACAGGTTCCCCAGGGTTTGCCTGCTCGACCATTTTCTGTCGCCCCGGACTTCGCTCAGCGAACTCTTTGAAAGCAAATTCGAGGACCTGGGGAATTTCGCGGGTGCTCCCTACACCGAGAAATCACCCTTCAGGGATGGGCGAGTCGTGTTGAGCGCCTCGGGGATGGTCCGTTCGGCGACCGAAACGGCACGCTTGACCATCGACAAGACTCTGTCTGTTCCAGCCGGTGTGGCTTCACTCCAGGTGTCCTACGATCTCAGTTTCGGAAGCCAGAGGGGCGCGGAGTTGCTGTTTGTTCCCGAACTGAATCTATTGATTCCCTCCGGCCGCGGAGCCCAGGGCAAGGTTGACACAGACGCGTTGGGCGCGCGGGTTGTAGAACTCTCGAGTCCCGGCGAATTTCTTGGCGTCAGAGGGTTGACATTGACTGACGAACGCGTGGGACTCTCGGTGACGATCTCGATGGGAACGGCTTGCAAACTCTGGCAATTCCCCGTCGAAACAGTTTCCCTGTCCGAGGGCGGCCTCGAGAAAATCTATCAGGGCACGTGTGTCATGCTGGCCTGGCCGCTGCCCGCGGGGATCAGGCAAGCGAGCTTCGATATTCGTATGGAGTTCAAAACCTCGGACGCTAAGCACGCTCTGACAAGCAGTACGCGCGCGGCCGGGAGATAAGGAATGTTGAGGGAGATTCTTCTTCTCTGTCTGGCCGGCGGAGTGTGCGCGCTCGACACGGCCACCGCCTGGCAGCTCATGCTGAGCCAGCCCCTCGTGAGTGGGACGGCTGCGGGCTTGTTGGTCGGCGCCCCCCACGCGGGGATCTTCATAGGACTCGTGCTTCAACTCCTCTGGTCCGCCGCCATTCCCATGGGAGCCCGCCCCATGCCCGACGCGCCTGTCGGATCCGTGAGCGGGGTCTGGTTCGCCGTGACTCTTCTTGAAACCAATTGCCTCGCTTCGTCTTCCTTTTGCTATCTTCTCGGCCTGATTGCCGCCTTGGCCGTGGCGCTGTTGGGGAGACGGACAATACTGCTCGAGCGCGAGATCGGTCGAAGGCTCTTCAAGAGATTCGTGAAAAATGTGAACGACGGTCGGGACGCCCGCCCGGAGAAGGCGGTCTCGCTTGCCGTGGCGATCGGCTTTGCGCGGGGCTTTCTCCTATGTCTTCTGGCCATGGGTGCTCTGACTCCACTGGCGCTCTTGCTTGCGGAGAATCCCGGCCTGTCAGCGCGTGACTACAGTCTCACGCTTCTAGTTCTTGAGGCCCTGGGGGTGGGCGTCCTCTTCTCCGTTTTTGTCGGCAGGTCAAGAGCTCGCCTCCTCACCTTCGGGGGTGGTGCGGCCTGGGCTTTTCTCATCATGAGCGTTTTTCGCCGATGAGGTGTCAAGTGGGCGAGAGGAACCTGGGCAAGTTGGATCTTGTTCGGTTGGTGCTCCGTTCCTTCTATCTGCAGGCGGCGTGGAACTACGAAGGCCTGCAGACGTTGGGGTTTGCGTATGTGATGTTTCCCGTGGCCCGCAAGCTCGGTTGTGGAACGACCGCGACACGGGAATTCGCAGTGCGACATCTCAGGCTTTTCAATACGAATCCTGTTCTTGCTTCGTACATCATCGGGGCTACTGCAAAGCTGGAAGAAGAGCGTGAAAGGGGGAAGGTGAGCGCCGCCGACGTGGAAGCGCTAAAGAGCTCGCTCGCCGTTCCTCTTGCCGCCGTCGGTGATCGTTTCTTCTGGGCAAGCATGAGACCACTTTCCGGAATGCTGGGTGTGCTGATTGCGGGTGGGTTCGGGGTCCTGGGCGCGGTTGCGTTGCTCGTGCTGTACAACGTCTTCCACATCTACTACAGGGTGAAGGGTGTGCTCAGAGGATACACGTTGGGCGCCGGTGTCGTCGGAGAGATTCCGAAGCTTAGGCTCATGACACTGAGCCGGACCGTCGGATGGGTTGGGGCCGCGACAGCGGGCATTCTGCTCGTGGGGGTCGTTCATGCCTGGAGCGGTGGGTGGAAACGGGAGGCCCTGTTGCTGCTTCCTGTCGTGGCGATAGCGAGCGGGCTTCTGCGAGAGTCGTTTCAGAAGAGAATCACCGAGGTCGCCATCGCCGTTGGAGCCGCGGGGCTTGTTTTGACAGCCAGCGGGATTTTCGGTTAGTATCACGTGGAACTTGTTTTGGAAGAACAATGCTTGTGACAACGCTTACAATCACTAACGACCCGGGTGTTCACCTGCGGGCTGCGGCGATATTCGTGAAGGAAGCCAGCCGGTTTAGGTCGGACATTTGGGTGATGAAAGACGACATCGAAGTCAACGGCAAGAGTATTCTCGGGCTTGTCTCTCTTGTTGCCGAGCGAGGTTCGTCCATCCGTATAAGGGTCCAAGGAGAGGATGAAACCGAGGCGCTCGCGATCCTCACTGATCTCGTTCAGAACAAGTTCTACGAGGACCAATAGCAGGTTTTCCGCATGGCAGTATCCAACTCCAGAATCATCAGAGGCATCCCGGCGTCTCCTGGAATTGCCATCGGCAAAGCTCACATTCTTGAACTCGAAGAGCTCCACGTGAGGGAGAGACAGGTCGAGCCCCAGGACGTTGAGGAAGAAGTCCGGCGATTCAAGGCCGCTCTTTTCACGGCGCGCAAGGAGATGGAAGCGCTGATAGAAACAATAGAGGAAGAACTCGGACCGGAGCAGGCGAAGATATTCGACGCACACTTGATGATACTCGATGACGTCGTGGCTGTAGACAAGACGATGAAGGCGATTCGCGAAGGAAGAAGGAACGCCGAGTTTGCGTACAGAGGAACCCTTTCCGAGATCGCGGAAGGGCTTGACCTCGCCAAGGAAGAGCATTTCAGGGACAGCGCAGCCGACGTACGTGATGTCAAGAGAAGGGTCATAAGACACCTGCTCGACGAACCTCGACGAGGCCTCGGAACGATAAAGGGACAGGTAGTGCTGCTGGCGCACGACCTCACGCCGAGCGAAGCGGTGTTGCTGAGCAAGGACACCGTGCTCGGCTTTGCCACGGACTCTGGTGGCAGGACGTCGCACGCAGCCATAATGGCTCGGTCGAGAGGCATCCCCGCCGTTGTCGGGCTCAAATACGTGACGGCCCACGTCAAGGCCGGAGACACGGTGGTAGTGGACGGGAATAGGGGCTTGGTCGATGTGAATCCCACCGATCAGGCCCTTCAGGAATACAGGAAGAGACAACAGCGGCTACTCGATCTGGAAGGAATGCTACTCGACATAAGAGAGCTGCCCGCGGTCACGACTGACGGACACAGAATAGAGCTTTCGGCAAACATAGAGATGCCGGAGGAGGTGGAGTCCGCCCTGGCAAAGGGAGCGGGAGGCGTCGGACTGTACAGAACGGAATTCTTCTACATGAAGAGTGCCAAACTCCCGGGAGAGGAAGAACAGTACGAGGCATACAAGAAAGTCGCCGAGAGATGTCATCCGTATCCCGTGATAATTCGCACGGTGGACGTCGGAGGCGACAAGTTTGCCTCCTATCTCGGAGCCGCGAAGGAGAACAATCCATTCCTTGGGTGGAGAGGGATAAGGTTCTCCCTGGAGAGACAGGAGATATTCAAGATCCAATTGAGGGCGATTTTCCGTGCGGCCGCGGCCGGCAACGTGAAACTGATGTTCCCGATGATTTCCAGCCTCGACGAACTGAGACAGGCCAACACAATCTGTGCGCAGGTTCAAGAAGATCTGAGGCAGAGAGGCGTGCCTTTCGGAGACAATTGTGAAATAGGGATCATGGCGGAAACGCCCGCATCAGTCATGATAGCTGATTCCCTGGCCGGAGAGGCCGATTTTTTCAGCATCGGTACGAACGACCTCATACAATATACGCTCGCAGTAGACAGAGGCAATGAGAAGATTGCCTATCTGTATGATCCCTTGCATCCGGCCATCCTGAAGTCCATAAAGACACTGGTGGACGCGGGACACAGGCACAACATCTGGGTCGGAGTGTGTGGTGAGATGTGCGGTGATCCTGTCGGGGCAGTGATCTTGCTGGGGCTCGGCCTGGACGAATTCAGTACAAGCCCGTACCTTCTTCCCGAAATAAAAACGATCGTGCGTTCTGTGAGCTACGCGGAGACCAAGGAGCTTGCAGACAAGGCCTTGTGTCTATCGACGGCTGCAGACGTCAGAAGCTTCGTCGAGGAAGTGATTGTAGCGAAGTTTCCTCAAATCCTGTCCCCTTGATTCGCCGTCCTGCTGGTAACTGTCCGACTTTCTGAGAGGGAATCATGATACTTGACGCCCCGATCGAGTTGAGAAAAATGGATCCTTCCGGAATGCTGAGGCTGGTCAGCGATATGCCTCAGCACATCGAGAAGGCGATGGTCATCAGTTCCTCCGCCCCGGTGGGTGTGTCCGACTCAGGGTTCAGGCACGTGGCGGTGGCCGGCATGGGGGGCTCGGCCATTGCGGGTGACCTGGTGAAAATGCTCATGGAGGAGAGGGCCGGTATTCCGTGCGTTGTGGTGAGGGAGTATGACTCCCCTCTTTTCGTGGGGCAGCGGACGTTGCTCTTCTGTTCGAGTTACTCGGGCAACACGGAGGAGTCGCTCTCGCTGTACGAAGACGCCAGGAAGAGAGGTGCGCGCGTCATTTGTCTCGGGTCCGGCGGTGAGCTCCAGAGGCGCGCCATGGTGGACGGCGTGCCTTTCCTCAAGATGGAAGAGGGATTGCCTCCGAGAGCGGCAATCGGATACTCCTTCTTCATGATGTACGACGTGCTGCGTCGAATGTCCATTCTTCCCGAAGAGCCTGGAGAAGCGAGCGAGGTCGTCTCGCTACTCAGAAGCAAGACACAAACTTATCACGAGGAGACTCCAACCTCTCACAATCCTGCCAAGAAGCTGGCCGCGGAGCTTTTCAACAGGTTCGTGGTCGTCTACGGAAGCAAGCTCACGTCCTGCGTAGCACTAAGGTGGAAATGTCAACTGAACGAGAACAGCAAGACGCCGGCCTACGTCGGCAGCTTTCCGGAACTCGATCACAATGAGATTGTGGGTTGGCGTGGGTTGAAGACGCTCGGTATCCCCACAGAAGCGATCGTTCTGAGAGATTCCTCTGAACACGACAGGGTCGGCAGGCGAATAGACATTACACTCGAGCTGATGAAGGCCGACGGAGTACAAACGAAAGAGGTCTGGAGCGAAGGGCGAAGCCTTCTGGCGAGAATCTTTTCATTGATTTACCTCGGCGATTTCGTTAGCATCTACCTTGCCATGCTCCGTGGTGAAGATCCGACTCCGGTACGAAGAATAGACGAACTCAAGAAGAGATTGTCGGAGGAAACGAACACATGAGGACGAAGGCAATAATCCCAGTGGCCGGCGTGGGAGCTCGATTGAGGCCCCATACGCACACGGTTCCGAAGGCGCTGATGAATGTTGCCGGCAAGCCTATTCTGGCTCACATTCTTGATCAGCTTCCGGAGCTCGGAATCCAGGAAGTGGTCATGGTTGTTGGATACATGGGAGACAGGATAAGGCAGTACGTAGAGGGGAACTACTCTCTAAATGTGACGTACGTGGAACAGGAGGAGAGAAAGGGTCTCGGTCACGCCGTTCATCTCACGGAGACTCACGTGAAGGACTCCCCGGTTCTCATCGTCTTGGGAGACACGATTTTCAAAGCAGACTTCTCCAAGGTCGTTGGTGGGACGACCAATTACATAGGCGTCAAGGAGGTCGCGGATCCGCGAAATTTCGGAGTCGTCGAGGTGACAAACGGCCACATCAAGAGGCTCGTCGAGAAACCGGAAGTCCCGCCCAGCAATCTGGCCATAGTCGGTGTGTACTACGTTGCACAGACCGAGCT includes:
- a CDS encoding PTS sugar transporter subunit IIB, with the protein product MRIDDRLLHAQVAVGWVGALSPDVVIVADDDAASTPGQAKLLGMGLPDNVELVVAKVGEAAGILKERALDTKKCILLVRDPLGALQILEAGLSVEWINVGGMHFGEGKTKLLPYVFVDGRDSEILQELAAGDVRLVAQDVPGNPSYDVVKLLRKGKLEED
- a CDS encoding HPr family phosphocarrier protein, whose product is MLVTTLTITNDPGVHLRAAAIFVKEASRFRSDIWVMKDDIEVNGKSILGLVSLVAERGSSIRIRVQGEDETEALAILTDLVQNKFYEDQ
- the hprK gene encoding HPr(Ser) kinase/phosphatase, with the protein product MHGITISRFYDDKREDLHLELLTKSLESKTEITASDVNRPGLAFAGFVGNFLHERVQVLGQTESLYLGTLPADKRREAIGRLFNFALPCIIVAKGLDVPPEFIELGNAHSVPILRTSLTTTPFIRELTAYLDDVFAPRTVVHGSLVDVYGIGLLFTGRSSIGKSECALDLVERGHRLVADDVVNVMKRHGNFLIGISSEILRHRIEIRGLGIIDVRSIFGIRSVRLQKRIEVEVRLQDWSDADDYERIGLEDRMTNVLDVEIPIVTVPVVPGKNITVIAEVIALNHIVKIYGYHPAKDFDEKLMQAMHRKSLQDRLVSGDWE
- a CDS encoding bifunctional phosphoglucose/phosphomannose isomerase, which translates into the protein MILDAPIELRKMDPSGMLRLVSDMPQHIEKAMVISSSAPVGVSDSGFRHVAVAGMGGSAIAGDLVKMLMEERAGIPCVVVREYDSPLFVGQRTLLFCSSYSGNTEESLSLYEDARKRGARVICLGSGGELQRRAMVDGVPFLKMEEGLPPRAAIGYSFFMMYDVLRRMSILPEEPGEASEVVSLLRSKTQTYHEETPTSHNPAKKLAAELFNRFVVVYGSKLTSCVALRWKCQLNENSKTPAYVGSFPELDHNEIVGWRGLKTLGIPTEAIVLRDSSEHDRVGRRIDITLELMKADGVQTKEVWSEGRSLLARIFSLIYLGDFVSIYLAMLRGEDPTPVRRIDELKKRLSEETNT
- the rapZ gene encoding RNase adapter RapZ, with protein sequence MTEASSIKTQDEGACETKAPRFVVITGVSGAGKSYAIKCLEDIGFFCVDNMPATLIPVLADLCLQYGDKISNIALVVDIRERDFLDNIAGSLSELRGKGVEYDLLFLDATDEALLRRFRETRRKHPLGEGVGVLEGLHEERRRVAFLRDSARRVIDTSAMTPGELRDVLFAAFATSDTKPELLTTIVSFGYKFGLPLDSDVVLDARFLPNPHYVHELRAYTGNDKKVVAFLEACDVTLEFLERLESFLGFLLPRFEKEGKSYLTIAVGCTGGRHRSVYVANKIADVLERQGVDVRVQHRDVNR
- the ptsP gene encoding phosphoenolpyruvate--protein phosphotransferase codes for the protein MAVSNSRIIRGIPASPGIAIGKAHILELEELHVRERQVEPQDVEEEVRRFKAALFTARKEMEALIETIEEELGPEQAKIFDAHLMILDDVVAVDKTMKAIREGRRNAEFAYRGTLSEIAEGLDLAKEEHFRDSAADVRDVKRRVIRHLLDEPRRGLGTIKGQVVLLAHDLTPSEAVLLSKDTVLGFATDSGGRTSHAAIMARSRGIPAVVGLKYVTAHVKAGDTVVVDGNRGLVDVNPTDQALQEYRKRQQRLLDLEGMLLDIRELPAVTTDGHRIELSANIEMPEEVESALAKGAGGVGLYRTEFFYMKSAKLPGEEEQYEAYKKVAERCHPYPVIIRTVDVGGDKFASYLGAAKENNPFLGWRGIRFSLERQEIFKIQLRAIFRAAAAGNVKLMFPMISSLDELRQANTICAQVQEDLRQRGVPFGDNCEIGIMAETPASVMIADSLAGEADFFSIGTNDLIQYTLAVDRGNEKIAYLYDPLHPAILKSIKTLVDAGHRHNIWVGVCGEMCGDPVGAVILLGLGLDEFSTSPYLLPEIKTIVRSVSYAETKELADKALCLSTAADVRSFVEEVIVAKFPQILSP
- a CDS encoding DUF1926 domain-containing protein; this translates as MKKTSFVFCVHNHQPVGNLDFVLEDAFERAYLAFLNVLARHPSIKTAFHVSGALLEWIERHHPQYFDLVRSLVTRGQLEIMTGGFYEPVLPSVPDEDKIGQTRKLTSFVKEKFGFQARGLWLAERVWEPSLASAIGRAGVEYTVVDDSHFKSAGLPENELLGYYLTEDQGTVIKVFSGSKRLRYLIPYADPHETLDYLREKASETEDTLLVFADDGEKFGIWPGTHKLCYEDKWLERFFTALEANKEWVSVVTFSEYISQHKPLGWVFLPAASYAEMMEWSLPVEAQLRYHEFLGKLSASGEFERYESFVKGGFWRNFLSRYPESNWMHKRMLYARRKVLRDVPSELRKASSESRRPLGSAGAREVALNEIWKAQCNCAYWHGVFGGLYLPHLREAIYRHIIRADKLASEVPGNVAPAPTVERVDVDGDGAEEIAISNGKLVCFIAPARGGTVVEIDDVAHEINLVNTLARRREAYHSQIKTGAGDKSGEKVASIHDAVVAKEEKLDEFLFYDRFPRVCLLDHFLSPRTSLSELFESKFEDLGNFAGAPYTEKSPFRDGRVVLSASGMVRSATETARLTIDKTLSVPAGVASLQVSYDLSFGSQRGAELLFVPELNLLIPSGRGAQGKVDTDALGARVVELSSPGEFLGVRGLTLTDERVGLSVTISMGTACKLWQFPVETVSLSEGGLEKIYQGTCVMLAWPLPAGIRQASFDIRMEFKTSDAKHALTSSTRAAGR
- a CDS encoding PTS system mannose/fructose/sorbose family transporter subunit IID, which gives rise to MGERNLGKLDLVRLVLRSFYLQAAWNYEGLQTLGFAYVMFPVARKLGCGTTATREFAVRHLRLFNTNPVLASYIIGATAKLEEERERGKVSAADVEALKSSLAVPLAAVGDRFFWASMRPLSGMLGVLIAGGFGVLGAVALLVLYNVFHIYYRVKGVLRGYTLGAGVVGEIPKLRLMTLSRTVGWVGAATAGILLVGVVHAWSGGWKREALLLLPVVAIASGLLRESFQKRITEVAIAVGAAGLVLTASGIFG
- a CDS encoding sugar phosphate nucleotidyltransferase, whose product is MRTKAIIPVAGVGARLRPHTHTVPKALMNVAGKPILAHILDQLPELGIQEVVMVVGYMGDRIRQYVEGNYSLNVTYVEQEERKGLGHAVHLTETHVKDSPVLIVLGDTIFKADFSKVVGGTTNYIGVKEVADPRNFGVVEVTNGHIKRLVEKPEVPPSNLAIVGVYYVAQTELMFECIREIMRRKIRTKGEYQLTDALQLMLDRGSEMQTFSIHGWYDCGKTETLLIANRDLLELVRHQPTISGSIIVPPVAIDESAKIDNCVLGPHVSVDTGAIVRNSIVRNCIINAHACVEDILLDASVVGENAVVRGAFKKVNVGDSSEVQLT
- a CDS encoding PTS sugar transporter subunit IIC → MLREILLLCLAGGVCALDTATAWQLMLSQPLVSGTAAGLLVGAPHAGIFIGLVLQLLWSAAIPMGARPMPDAPVGSVSGVWFAVTLLETNCLASSSFCYLLGLIAALAVALLGRRTILLEREIGRRLFKRFVKNVNDGRDARPEKAVSLAVAIGFARGFLLCLLAMGALTPLALLLAENPGLSARDYSLTLLVLEALGVGVLFSVFVGRSRARLLTFGGGAAWAFLIMSVFRR